CTGGGCGAGGTCGCGGGGGGCCGGGACCTCCGCGCCGGGCAGGTGGTCCGTGAGGGCGGCGGCGGTCGGCACCGGACGCCCGGAGGAGAGGTCGACGTTCACACCCATCCCGACGACGACGCCGGGCGTCTCCCCCGCGTCCGCGCCCGGGAAGACGGGTGCCGGGGCGAGGGTGGCGAGGACGCCGCAGAGTTTGCGCCCCTCGGCGTCCAGGACGTCGTTGGGCCACTTCAGGTGCGCGGGCACGCCCAGCCCGACCAGGCGACGGGCCACGGCCGCGGACGCCACGAGGGAGAGCCAGCTCAGGTGCGCGGGGGCCAGCGGGCCGGACGGGCCGGTCGGGCGCAGGTGCACGGACAGCGCGAGGGCCGCGCCGGGCGGCGCCTGCCAGGCGCGACCGTGGCGGCCGCGGCCCGCGCGCTGGTCTGCGGTGCCCACGCCGTCCCCGTGGCCGGGGCGGGCGGCGCCGTCGGCGGCGGCGAGGCGGCGCAGGAGCTCGTCCTGGGTGGAGTCGGCGGCATCGAGCCAGAGGAGGGTGCCCATGCCCCAGGTATAGCCCATGCGCCGGACGGGCCACGCCGCCCGGGTGCGGGCGGAGGGCCGCGCGTACACTGTCGCGCGTGGCTCCGGCCACACCGGACAAGCCCCTCGACAACGCCAGGAGTCCCGCGTGAGCGCACCCGAGTTGAGCACCACCGCCGGCAGGCTCGCCGACCTGCACCGCCGCCTCGAGGCCACGGCGGCCCCGGGCGGGGAGGCCGCCGTCGAGCGTCAGCACTCCCGCGGCAAGCACACGGCGCGCGAGCGGATCGACCTGCTGCTGGACGAGGGCTCGTTCGTGGAGCTCGACGCCCTGGCCACCCACCGCACCACCGCGTTCGGCATGGACGCGAAGCACCCGGCGGGCGACGGCGTCGTCTCCGGCTTCGGCACCGTGGACGGGCGCCAGGTGGCCGTGTACTCGCAGGACTTCACCGTGTTCGGCGGCTCGCTCTCGGAGCGCAACGGCCAGAAGATCGTGAAGGTGCAGGAGTTCGCCGCGCGCAACGGCTGCCCCGTGATCGGCATCCTCGACGGCGGCGGCGCCCGCATCCAGGAGGGCGTGGCCTCCCTGGCCCAGTTCGCCGACATCTTCCGGAACAACGTCATGGCCTCCGGGATGATCCCCCAGATCTCCCTGATCATGGGCCCGTCCGCGGGCGGCGCGGCGTACTCGCCG
This sequence is a window from Micrococcus porci. Protein-coding genes within it:
- a CDS encoding biotin--[acetyl-CoA-carboxylase] ligase; its protein translation is MGTLLWLDAADSTQDELLRRLAAADGAARPGHGDGVGTADQRAGRGRHGRAWQAPPGAALALSVHLRPTGPSGPLAPAHLSWLSLVASAAVARRLVGLGVPAHLKWPNDVLDAEGRKLCGVLATLAPAPVFPGADAGETPGVVVGMGVNVDLSSGRPVPTAAALTDHLPGAEVPAPRDLAQALLRDVAAAADRLARDLDGVVEPVDGTHPALAEVAAVLSTPGRRIRAELPGGEVLEGVATGLGAGGVLAVRVVTGERETITREISAGDVVHLRGDVRRGG